A window of Prolixibacter sp. SD074 contains these coding sequences:
- a CDS encoding uracil-DNA glycosylase — protein sequence MIDYKHKKCKWFPVCPMKFYREQGKIDESWIQQYCFGNWTACVRYQKEEAGIYHPDNMMPDGHINSKLK from the coding sequence ATGATTGATTATAAGCACAAAAAATGCAAATGGTTCCCGGTTTGTCCCATGAAATTTTATCGGGAACAAGGTAAAATAGATGAGTCATGGATACAACAGTATTGTTTTGGAAATTGGACAGCATGTGTCCGCTATCAAAAAGAAGAAGCGGGTATTTATCACCCGGACAACATGATGCCTGATGGGCACATTAATTCAAAACTAAAATAA
- a CDS encoding CGGC domain-containing protein, with amino-acid sequence MTKSKKLGIIICDRYRNCAGGKCFRAMKNHEGAFSTYDDDTNLELAAYTTCGGCPGGNIEHAPEEMIKNGVEVIHLATGLVVGYPPCPYTTYFKQFIEEKYKIPVVVGTHPIPQKYWLTHQKLKTWESEEWQELIAPTLFNEQTRLSYD; translated from the coding sequence ATGACAAAATCAAAGAAATTAGGAATCATTATTTGCGACCGCTATCGGAATTGCGCCGGCGGGAAATGCTTTCGTGCCATGAAAAACCATGAAGGGGCATTTAGCACGTATGATGATGACACCAACTTAGAACTGGCGGCTTATACTACATGTGGCGGCTGCCCGGGCGGAAACATTGAACATGCTCCCGAAGAAATGATTAAAAACGGGGTTGAAGTGATACATCTGGCCACCGGTTTGGTAGTAGGCTACCCACCATGTCCTTATACGACTTATTTTAAGCAGTTTATTGAAGAAAAATATAAAATTCCGGTGGTTGTAGGCACGCATCCCATCCCGCAAAAATATTGGTTAACCCATCAAAAGTTAAAAACATGGGAATCTGAAGAATGGCAGGAACTCATTGCACCTACTCTTTTTAATGAACAAACCAGACTATCATATGATTGA
- a CDS encoding NAD(P)/FAD-dependent oxidoreductase, with translation MLNLKNKFIFAPVKTGYSDNTGVVTERHLEFYKARSGFIGALTPEPLYLDKGLRELPTQMGIDSDDKIEGLKKLTDTIHQFDTKVIAHLNHPGRMTNPKIPGNYFVSSTDIACENGGASPKQMDANDIKQVVSLFANAAKRAEKAGFDIIELQFGHGYLAAQFISPKVNNRTDDYGGSFENRVRFPLQILDAVKSATHLPVIVRISGDEMIPDGIKVDEMIQFSKILKEKSVEAIHVSAGTACSTPPWFFQHMFVPKGKTWELANKIKEAAGIPVIYVGQINEFKDVDKVLNEFKADFVAIGRALLADPEFAGKYLGKVKGNLRPCLACSEGCLGGVRSGNGLGCSVNPAVGHEKEVIEKASVNKNIVIVGGGLAGMQAAISLHQRGHKVTLYEKDKLGGQFLLAPLPPHKDSLIKIVDYLKKEIQDRNIEIVKKGASIEDFSNFDEIIVATGSKPAIPPIEGLKKYYWAEVLENHNLPENKRVLVVGGGLIGTEIAVKLLSKGNNVFLVEMLSEIARGMELLEQKFTLKTLQHENVNVFLNTKVQKICDDKVQIEGPDYKQTIENIDVIVLATGMKSYNPFKNIKQDKPIHIIGDALKPGKAQDAIHGAYKTAKKI, from the coding sequence ATGTTAAATTTAAAAAACAAATTCATATTTGCGCCTGTAAAAACAGGATATAGCGATAATACAGGTGTAGTTACCGAAAGGCATCTGGAGTTTTACAAAGCCAGAAGCGGGTTTATTGGAGCTTTAACACCCGAACCTCTTTATTTAGACAAAGGATTGAGAGAATTGCCAACTCAAATGGGTATTGACAGCGACGACAAAATTGAAGGATTAAAAAAACTGACCGATACCATTCATCAGTTTGACACAAAAGTCATTGCCCACCTGAATCATCCGGGCCGTATGACAAACCCCAAAATTCCGGGAAATTATTTCGTGTCGTCAACCGATATAGCCTGCGAAAATGGTGGTGCAAGTCCAAAGCAAATGGATGCAAATGATATTAAACAAGTTGTGAGTTTATTTGCCAATGCCGCCAAAAGAGCAGAAAAAGCAGGTTTTGATATTATCGAGTTACAATTCGGGCATGGCTATCTCGCAGCTCAGTTTATTTCTCCAAAGGTCAACAACAGAACTGATGATTACGGCGGAAGTTTTGAAAACAGGGTAAGGTTTCCTTTACAGATTTTAGATGCAGTAAAATCTGCTACCCATCTACCTGTAATTGTCAGAATAAGTGGTGATGAAATGATTCCTGACGGAATTAAGGTGGATGAAATGATTCAGTTTTCAAAAATATTAAAAGAAAAGTCAGTAGAGGCAATTCATGTATCGGCAGGAACGGCTTGCAGTACTCCACCCTGGTTTTTTCAACACATGTTTGTTCCTAAAGGTAAAACGTGGGAATTGGCCAATAAAATTAAAGAAGCAGCAGGTATTCCCGTAATTTACGTCGGTCAAATCAATGAGTTTAAAGATGTTGATAAAGTTCTAAATGAATTTAAGGCAGATTTCGTTGCCATAGGCCGCGCATTATTAGCAGACCCTGAATTTGCAGGCAAATATTTAGGTAAAGTAAAAGGTAATCTTCGTCCGTGCTTAGCATGTAGCGAAGGTTGTCTGGGCGGTGTAAGAAGTGGCAATGGCCTCGGATGTTCGGTAAATCCTGCTGTCGGACACGAAAAAGAAGTTATTGAAAAAGCATCTGTAAACAAGAATATTGTGATTGTCGGTGGCGGGCTTGCCGGCATGCAGGCCGCTATTTCACTTCACCAACGTGGTCATAAAGTAACCCTTTATGAAAAAGACAAACTTGGAGGACAGTTTCTGCTGGCTCCTTTGCCTCCACACAAAGACTCTCTGATAAAAATTGTGGATTATTTGAAAAAAGAAATTCAGGACAGAAATATAGAAATTGTTAAAAAGGGGGCAAGCATTGAAGATTTTTCAAATTTCGATGAAATAATAGTGGCAACAGGTTCAAAACCTGCTATACCTCCAATTGAAGGACTGAAAAAATACTATTGGGCTGAAGTGCTAGAAAACCACAATTTACCTGAAAATAAACGGGTTCTTGTAGTGGGTGGCGGATTGATAGGAACAGAGATAGCCGTTAAATTACTATCAAAAGGAAACAACGTTTTTCTCGTTGAAATGCTGAGCGAAATTGCCAGAGGAATGGAATTGCTTGAACAAAAATTTACTTTGAAAACACTTCAACACGAAAACGTAAATGTTTTTTTGAACACAAAAGTCCAAAAAATTTGTGATGATAAGGTTCAAATCGAAGGACCGGATTATAAGCAAACCATAGAAAATATTGATGTTATCGTATTGGCTACCGGAATGAAATCGTATAATCCGTTTAAAAATATAAAACAGGATAAACCCATTCACATTATTGGTGATGCCCTAAAACCCGGTAAAGCACAAGATGCAATTCATGGCGCTTATAAAACAGCAAAGAAAATTTAA
- a CDS encoding radical SAM protein, protein MYKYLFGPVPSRRLGMSLGIDLIPKKVCSLNCVYCEVGKTTKLTTDRLEYVKYDKVIAELKDFMSNNPTIDYITFSGSGEPTLNSRIGDVLNFVKDNYPDVKTAVLTNGTLLSDKNLRKELLKADVILPSLDAAGQEAFEKINRPAPELSLQNYIQGMIDFRKEYEGKIWLEVLFLKGYNDSKDELIRLKEAIKKIKPDSVQLNTLDRPGTVEGLIPLTKEELQHIIDFWGFSNVEIIASEVERTTIESYRSDVESAILETIARRPCTLDDLHRLLGIHVNEINKYLGTLETEGKIITKSLERGVFYELKHK, encoded by the coding sequence ATGTATAAATATCTCTTTGGCCCGGTACCTTCGCGAAGGTTGGGAATGTCGCTTGGGATTGATTTAATCCCTAAAAAAGTGTGCTCGCTAAATTGCGTGTATTGTGAAGTAGGGAAAACCACCAAACTAACGACCGATAGGCTTGAATACGTAAAATACGATAAAGTGATTGCTGAACTCAAAGATTTTATGAGCAACAATCCTACAATTGATTATATCACTTTTTCCGGTTCGGGCGAACCAACGCTTAACAGTCGGATTGGTGATGTGCTGAATTTTGTCAAAGATAATTATCCTGATGTAAAAACGGCTGTATTAACAAACGGGACACTGCTGTCTGACAAAAACCTGCGAAAAGAATTGCTAAAAGCAGATGTCATTTTACCTTCGTTAGATGCTGCCGGACAAGAAGCTTTTGAAAAAATAAATCGCCCTGCCCCCGAACTTTCACTACAAAACTACATACAGGGAATGATTGATTTTCGAAAAGAATACGAGGGTAAAATCTGGTTGGAAGTCCTGTTTTTAAAAGGTTACAATGATTCCAAAGACGAATTAATAAGGCTGAAAGAAGCCATTAAAAAAATAAAACCCGACAGTGTACAGCTCAATACCTTAGACCGTCCCGGAACCGTAGAAGGACTCATTCCTTTAACAAAAGAAGAATTGCAGCATATCATTGATTTTTGGGGATTTTCAAATGTTGAAATTATTGCAAGCGAGGTTGAGCGCACAACTATCGAATCTTATCGCAGCGATGTGGAATCGGCCATCCTGGAAACCATTGCCCGAAGGCCCTGCACGCTCGACGATTTACATCGCTTATTGGGTATTCACGTAAATGAAATCAATAAATACCTTGGCACGCTCGAAACCGAAGGAAAAATTATAACAAAAAGTCTCGAAAGGGGCGTTTTTTATGAACTGAAGCATAAATAG
- a CDS encoding group II intron maturase-specific domain-containing protein has protein sequence MQLVHKYLNAGVVVDHKFERTEAGASQGSPLSPLLSNIMLHELDMEMQRGKLRFVRYAVHIRRPLTFKILGYGFVSTYRKGEKGKYQLVAGVKRWKTLKAKLKEIARKTSPVSFDQRIQKLKEVQRGRINYFKSASISNKPNELDGWLRNRIRYCIWTDWKKPERKRKKPDKAWSRFRSCLPMEPEQDGWRGSLLDCAVVLFVLLTFNLLMNGISIIELFALMVITQLNL, from the coding sequence TTGCAACTGGTACACAAATACCTGAATGCGGGTGTTGTAGTGGACCATAAATTTGAGAGAACGGAAGCAGGTGCATCACAGGGCAGTCCGCTGAGCCCGTTATTGTCCAACATCATGTTACATGAGCTGGACATGGAAATGCAGCGGGGCAAGCTTCGTTTCGTACGCTATGCCGTACATATTCGCCGCCCGTTAACCTTCAAGATATTGGGTTACGGTTTTGTATCCACGTATCGAAAAGGGGAAAAGGGCAAATACCAACTGGTGGCCGGGGTGAAACGTTGGAAAACGCTAAAAGCCAAGTTGAAGGAAATAGCCCGCAAAACAAGCCCGGTGAGTTTTGACCAGCGCATTCAAAAGCTGAAAGAAGTACAACGGGGCCGGATCAACTATTTCAAATCCGCGAGCATATCCAATAAGCCCAACGAACTGGACGGATGGTTACGCAACCGGATACGATATTGCATTTGGACTGACTGGAAAAAACCGGAGCGAAAGCGGAAAAAACCTGATAAGGCTTGGAGTAGGTTTAGATCATGCCTACCAATGGAGCCGGAGCAGGATGGGTGGCGGGGCAGTCTACTCGATTGTGCGGTCGTACTTTTTGTCCTTTTAACTTTTAATCTGCTGATGAATGGTATTTCTATCATTGAACTTTTTGCATTGATGGTTATTACACAGCTAAATTTATAA
- a CDS encoding DUF3368 domain-containing protein, with protein MPKTVSNTTPIISLLKLNRLKLLQKIYKQIYIPTAVYNEIEAGKAKGYYRDLSEIDWINIIEIQDKQAVKYFLDLDAGEAEAIVLATELNADLIILDEKLGRFHAKHADLKVTGTIGILIKAKSEGLIEKLKPLLNELTDKEVWISEKLKSEILKKVGEE; from the coding sequence ATGCCTAAGACAGTTTCAAATACCACGCCGATTATATCTCTACTGAAACTAAATCGGTTGAAATTATTGCAAAAAATTTATAAGCAGATTTATATTCCGACTGCTGTATATAACGAGATTGAAGCAGGAAAAGCAAAAGGATATTACAGAGATTTATCCGAAATTGATTGGATAAATATTATTGAAATACAAGACAAACAGGCTGTTAAATATTTTCTTGATTTAGACGCAGGAGAAGCAGAAGCAATTGTATTGGCAACAGAATTAAACGCTGATTTAATAATACTTGACGAAAAACTTGGTAGATTTCATGCCAAACATGCAGATTTGAAAGTTACAGGAACAATTGGGATTCTTATAAAAGCAAAATCAGAAGGATTGATTGAAAAATTGAAACCACTGTTAAATGAATTGACTGATAAGGAAGTTTGGATTAGTGAAAAACTCAAAAGTGAGATTCTCAAGAAGGTTGGAGAAGAATAA
- a CDS encoding ATPase domain-containing protein, which yields METLKTNIDWFNKIIPDGLPVKSTTIITGPGGSGKPLIGEYFLSSWLKSGGSAVIISLQYPSPEFVAKSVKNITGTDMNDFDENIIFIRLNTQIQGYEQINKQLVDANLVKPVVWEQAVGFATKQLPDNGPGIMVFVSALNLLLFSPTYGALIFSKIKETIKRNTHLTYIISVSTSAKKEEIAQLEEMADNLILSRSEKEPFRLYITIERLKAGHFNRNEIQIPVSADTLNHIKEMANHSRAQVLPAILKT from the coding sequence ATGGAAACGTTAAAAACAAATATTGACTGGTTTAATAAAATTATCCCCGACGGATTGCCCGTAAAATCGACAACCATCATTACCGGGCCTGGAGGCTCAGGGAAGCCGCTTATCGGGGAATACTTTTTATCATCGTGGTTAAAAAGCGGGGGAAGTGCTGTTATCATTTCATTGCAATATCCTTCCCCTGAATTTGTGGCAAAAAGCGTAAAAAATATTACAGGAACAGACATGAATGACTTTGATGAAAACATTATTTTCATTCGTCTCAATACACAAATACAGGGCTATGAGCAAATAAACAAACAGCTTGTTGATGCCAACCTGGTAAAACCGGTAGTTTGGGAACAGGCTGTTGGTTTCGCTACAAAACAATTGCCCGATAATGGTCCGGGCATCATGGTTTTCGTCTCAGCTTTAAATCTTTTACTCTTTTCACCCACTTATGGAGCGCTTATTTTTAGTAAAATCAAAGAAACAATAAAACGTAATACTCATTTAACCTATATTATTTCAGTAAGCACATCGGCAAAAAAAGAAGAAATAGCACAGTTAGAGGAAATGGCTGACAATCTGATTTTATCTCGTAGCGAAAAAGAACCTTTCAGATTATACATAACTATCGAACGGCTAAAAGCCGGACACTTTAATCGCAACGAAATTCAAATCCCTGTTTCGGCTGATACATTGAACCACATTAAAGAAATGGCCAATCATAGCCGGGCACAAGTATTACCGGCTATATTGAAAACTTAA
- a CDS encoding class I SAM-dependent methyltransferase produces the protein MPKIEAFQKYTNEYDNWFVVNHYAFLSELEAVKKVLTQTDGVIEIGIGSGIFAEPLGIKEGIDPSEAMRQKAAQKGLKVLNAVAEKLPYPDKSVNGAVMITSICFVDDIYQTFKEAHRVLKDDGFLILGFVDKDSPVGKEYLKYKDKSMFYKEAVFFGTEELYKILGQTGFTVVETLQTIFGKVDDINEIQPVIEGFGKASFVVMKALKKDGRSL, from the coding sequence ATGCCAAAAATAGAAGCTTTCCAAAAATACACCAATGAATATGATAATTGGTTTGTAGTAAACCATTATGCATTTTTGTCGGAACTGGAAGCCGTTAAAAAAGTGCTTACGCAAACTGACGGAGTGATAGAAATCGGTATTGGCAGCGGTATTTTTGCCGAACCGTTGGGAATTAAGGAAGGAATAGACCCATCAGAAGCCATGCGCCAAAAAGCCGCACAAAAAGGGTTGAAAGTATTAAATGCCGTGGCAGAAAAGTTACCCTATCCTGATAAATCTGTCAACGGGGCGGTTATGATTACTTCTATATGTTTTGTCGATGATATTTACCAAACTTTTAAAGAGGCTCACCGGGTTTTAAAAGATGACGGGTTTTTAATTTTGGGATTTGTCGATAAAGACAGTCCGGTGGGTAAAGAATACCTGAAATACAAAGATAAAAGTATGTTCTACAAAGAAGCTGTCTTTTTTGGCACCGAAGAACTCTACAAAATATTAGGGCAAACAGGGTTTACAGTAGTAGAAACCCTGCAAACAATCTTTGGTAAAGTTGACGACATAAATGAAATTCAACCTGTTATTGAAGGTTTTGGGAAAGCAAGTTTTGTGGTAATGAAAGCACTTAAAAAAGATGGAAGAAGTTTATAA
- a CDS encoding UPF0175 family protein produces the protein MKGMIKIEYPESLANTLRLSGKDFASEMKISSLVKLFELGKVSSGVAARVLGLSRLDFLELLAKYNVSVLDGYDTDDLNEDIANA, from the coding sequence ATGAAAGGAATGATAAAAATAGAATATCCTGAGTCATTAGCGAATACGCTGAGACTTAGCGGTAAGGATTTTGCATCAGAAATGAAAATAAGTTCTTTGGTGAAGTTATTTGAACTCGGTAAAGTTTCATCTGGAGTTGCTGCAAGAGTTTTAGGATTGTCAAGACTTGATTTTCTTGAATTACTTGCCAAATATAATGTTTCAGTTCTCGATGGTTACGATACTGATGATTTAAATGAAGATATTGCAAATGCCTAA
- a CDS encoding putative manganese transporter, which yields MEEVYKMFLKSIMISGFVFIMMVMIEYINVQSKGVWQKHLTGNKWKQYIIAGLLGALPGCLGAFTMVALFSHQLVSFGALVTTMIATSGDEAFVMFAMFPMQAAILTIILLVVGILAGYLTDKFYHPKNLLNKMPRHNLELHDEEQCKCFQKNIFWSNILHPSLHRLSVAIGIIALMIGLATGVLSGKAEMWVKFTLMFTFAFALFIVVTVPDHFLKEHIWNHIIKVHLPRIFLWVFGVLLLMHFLTLYIDVEDWISNNMFVVLLIAVLIGIIPESGPHLVFVTLFAAGTIPFSVLLASSISQDGHGMLPLLAESKKGFVAVKIINMIYALVVGGVGLFFGL from the coding sequence ATGGAAGAAGTTTATAAAATGTTTTTAAAATCCATTATGATATCCGGTTTTGTGTTTATCATGATGGTGATGATTGAATACATCAATGTTCAATCGAAAGGAGTTTGGCAAAAACATCTTACAGGGAATAAATGGAAACAATACATTATTGCCGGACTGTTGGGTGCATTGCCGGGCTGTTTGGGAGCTTTTACGATGGTTGCCTTGTTTTCGCATCAATTGGTTTCGTTTGGAGCGCTGGTAACTACGATGATTGCCACCAGTGGTGATGAGGCTTTTGTAATGTTTGCCATGTTCCCCATGCAAGCTGCAATACTTACTATAATCCTTTTGGTTGTGGGAATTTTGGCAGGTTATCTTACCGATAAATTTTATCACCCCAAAAATCTTCTTAATAAAATGCCAAGGCATAATTTAGAATTGCATGATGAAGAGCAATGTAAGTGCTTTCAGAAAAACATATTTTGGTCGAATATATTGCATCCTTCTCTACATCGCTTATCAGTTGCCATTGGTATAATAGCCCTTATGATTGGATTAGCCACAGGAGTACTTTCAGGTAAAGCTGAAATGTGGGTTAAATTTACGCTGATGTTTACCTTTGCTTTTGCATTGTTTATTGTGGTAACTGTTCCTGACCATTTTCTGAAAGAACATATCTGGAATCACATCATTAAAGTTCATTTACCACGTATCTTTTTGTGGGTATTTGGTGTTTTATTGTTAATGCATTTTTTAACGCTTTATATCGATGTTGAAGATTGGATATCAAATAATATGTTCGTAGTACTGCTCATTGCTGTTTTAATCGGTATTATTCCGGAATCCGGGCCTCATTTAGTATTTGTTACCTTGTTTGCCGCCGGAACTATTCCATTCAGTGTTTTACTGGCAAGCTCCATTTCACAGGACGGACATGGAATGCTGCCATTGCTTGCCGAATCAAAAAAAGGGTTTGTCGCGGTAAAAATTATCAATATGATTTATGCTTTAGTAGTAGGAGGAGTTGGTTTGTTCTTTGGATTATAA
- a CDS encoding helix-turn-helix domain-containing protein, translating into MKAKNKNMKSLDQFVDEKIGKRGTEKREEFETEYDAFKLGVLIQQAREDKGLTQEQLAELAGTNKSYISKLERNLKDIRFSTLQRIINEGLGGHLDISIKFE; encoded by the coding sequence ATGAAAGCAAAAAATAAAAACATGAAAAGCCTTGACCAGTTTGTCGATGAAAAAATCGGCAAAAGAGGAACTGAAAAACGTGAGGAATTTGAAACAGAATATGACGCTTTCAAACTTGGAGTATTAATTCAACAAGCCAGAGAGGATAAAGGTCTCACCCAAGAACAATTGGCTGAACTAGCAGGAACAAACAAATCCTACATTTCAAAATTGGAAAGAAATTTAAAAGACATCCGATTTTCGACATTACAAAGAATCATTAACGAAGGATTAGGTGGACATTTAGACATTTCCATCAAATTCGAATAA
- a CDS encoding MFS transporter, protein MELTKKISSHNFKAFLWHATFLAFAKNFMDVDTIIPSMVVEAGGGAMHIGILTAIMLGGSRFTQIFFAPFISNKIYKKKYLLLGINTRIFALFGLSAILFLLQDGQQGYVLWLIFFFITVFSLAGAFTNISYVDILGKSVNQNKRKTFFSTRQIISGVVVLSSAFLVKRLLDWKEYPINYTFMFFIGATLLLIATAGFWSIKEVVPSRLKISGMKSFFKVLQTELKQNKKLGYFLGYINTQGIAISFLPFIILYAKETFNTQNADIGIFLIYKVIGIVFVSLLVLMGATKIKYNLLLYSNVLLSLFLVFLAFIIKDVTSIKYIFVLGGIVFSLFTISMNGLLLEVSGNENRALYTGFAGAGNILPAIFPLAGGAIINWFGYHAFFVLFMLIIAMAAFFIFKINCKK, encoded by the coding sequence ATGGAATTAACAAAAAAAATATCAAGTCATAATTTTAAGGCATTTTTATGGCATGCCACTTTTTTGGCTTTCGCTAAAAATTTTATGGATGTGGATACCATAATCCCGTCGATGGTTGTAGAAGCAGGCGGTGGCGCCATGCATATTGGAATTTTAACCGCAATAATGCTGGGCGGATCAAGATTTACGCAAATTTTTTTTGCTCCATTTATAAGTAATAAAATCTACAAAAAGAAATACCTTTTACTCGGAATTAACACCCGGATTTTTGCCCTGTTTGGCTTGAGCGCGATATTGTTCTTATTACAAGACGGACAGCAGGGTTATGTCTTGTGGCTAATATTCTTTTTTATAACAGTATTCTCTCTTGCCGGTGCTTTTACAAATATCAGTTACGTTGATATTTTAGGAAAATCAGTCAATCAGAATAAACGCAAAACCTTTTTTTCAACCAGGCAGATTATATCTGGTGTAGTTGTACTTAGCTCGGCATTTTTAGTAAAACGTTTATTAGATTGGAAAGAATATCCGATAAATTACACTTTTATGTTTTTTATCGGTGCAACATTATTGTTAATTGCAACCGCTGGTTTTTGGAGCATAAAAGAAGTTGTACCGTCAAGGTTGAAAATTTCGGGAATGAAGTCGTTTTTTAAGGTATTACAAACCGAACTGAAACAAAATAAAAAACTGGGTTATTTTCTCGGCTATATTAACACACAGGGAATTGCAATTTCGTTTTTACCTTTTATAATTTTGTATGCCAAAGAAACTTTTAATACCCAAAATGCCGATATAGGCATATTTCTTATTTACAAGGTTATAGGAATTGTTTTTGTTAGTCTTTTAGTGTTGATGGGGGCAACAAAAATAAAATACAACCTGCTTCTTTACAGCAATGTTTTGCTATCGCTTTTTCTCGTTTTCTTAGCTTTTATTATAAAAGATGTAACATCAATCAAATATATTTTTGTGCTTGGCGGAATTGTGTTTTCTCTGTTTACCATTTCGATGAATGGTTTGTTGCTTGAAGTTTCAGGAAACGAAAACCGGGCTCTTTATACAGGTTTTGCCGGTGCCGGAAATATACTGCCCGCCATTTTTCCCCTCGCGGGAGGTGCAATAATCAACTGGTTTGGGTATCACGCGTTCTTTGTCCTTTTTATGCTGATTATTGCCATGGCGGCTTTCTTTATCTTTAAAATAAATTGTAAAAAATAA
- a CDS encoding iron-sulfur cluster assembly protein — MTKMPAFHRLIFKKIECKYAFDFIKRDWKAILKEAGFDNFNEHLYLKKYVRLLKAVKTKKINLLSDKKQMNMNNILKEQIENTIASVMHPAIDLSLITLGLVKDVKVTDEKAEVTFAFPFPNIPIGEQLINSVKLPVTNLGVAFDYQVVIMTEEEKQKFLQLEASAWKGM, encoded by the coding sequence ATGACAAAAATGCCTGCCTTTCATCGGCTTATATTCAAAAAGATAGAATGCAAATATGCCTTTGATTTCATTAAACGCGACTGGAAAGCAATATTAAAAGAAGCAGGCTTTGATAATTTTAACGAACATTTATATCTAAAAAAATACGTCCGTTTGTTAAAAGCAGTGAAAACAAAAAAAATAAATTTACTATCTGATAAAAAACAAATGAATATGAATAATATTTTAAAAGAACAAATTGAAAACACAATAGCGAGTGTTATGCACCCTGCCATTGATTTAAGCCTCATAACTTTAGGCTTGGTTAAAGATGTAAAAGTAACCGATGAAAAAGCAGAAGTTACCTTTGCATTCCCATTCCCCAATATACCTATTGGCGAACAGTTAATCAATTCCGTAAAACTTCCTGTAACAAACCTGGGTGTTGCTTTTGATTATCAGGTGGTGATTATGACAGAAGAAGAAAAACAAAAATTCTTACAACTCGAAGCTTCGGCATGGAAAGGCATGTAA
- a CDS encoding VOC family protein, translating to MKINHVALNINSVDEVIDFYQNILGFHIEYQFELPTTLSHTIFGIDKSLPAYLCKNDQVAFELFVLPENINKGLAHVCLEMSNRDELITRCINKGYKVNNIQRDNKPNLLFIWDKSGNCFEIKEKKYHD from the coding sequence ATGAAAATAAACCATGTCGCATTAAATATTAATTCTGTTGATGAGGTAATTGATTTTTACCAGAACATTCTTGGATTTCATATCGAATATCAATTTGAATTACCGACTACTTTAAGTCATACTATTTTCGGAATTGATAAAAGTTTACCTGCTTATTTGTGCAAAAACGACCAGGTAGCTTTTGAATTGTTTGTTTTACCTGAAAATATAAATAAAGGGCTTGCACATGTCTGTCTTGAAATGTCCAATAGAGATGAACTAATAACCCGGTGCATAAATAAAGGCTATAAAGTCAACAATATTCAAAGGGATAACAAGCCAAATCTTCTGTTTATTTGGGATAAATCAGGTAACTGCTTCGAGATTAAGGAAAAGAAATACCATGATTAA